From Pseudoxanthomonas sp. CF385, a single genomic window includes:
- the mscL gene encoding large-conductance mechanosensitive channel protein MscL — protein sequence MGMVSEFKEFIARGNVVDLAVGVVIGAAFGKIVTTLVDKIIMPPIGLLVGGVDFSKWAWTLKEATVDAAGKEIPAVVIGIGEFLNTVIQFVIVAFAIFLLVKAVNRLHRKPEAAPAAPPEDVLLLREIRDALKK from the coding sequence ATGGGCATGGTCAGCGAGTTCAAGGAATTCATCGCACGCGGCAACGTGGTCGACCTCGCCGTCGGCGTGGTGATCGGCGCAGCCTTCGGCAAGATCGTCACCACCCTGGTGGACAAGATCATCATGCCGCCGATCGGGTTGCTGGTCGGTGGCGTGGATTTCTCGAAGTGGGCGTGGACGCTGAAGGAAGCCACGGTCGATGCCGCAGGCAAGGAGATTCCCGCCGTCGTGATCGGCATCGGCGAATTCCTCAACACGGTGATCCAGTTCGTCATCGTCGCCTTCGCGATCTTCCTGCTGGTCAAGGCGGTCAACCGCCTGCACCGCAAGCCCGAGGCCGCGCCCGCCGCGCCGCCGGAAGACGTGCTGCTGCTCCGCGAGATCCGCGACGCGCTGAAGAAGTAG